The Magnolia sinica isolate HGM2019 chromosome 10, MsV1, whole genome shotgun sequence genome includes a window with the following:
- the LOC131216894 gene encoding F-box/LRR-repeat protein 14, translating into MEGLPDQLVWEILGRIKKTIDRNAASLACKRIHELDKEQREFLRVGCGLDPANEALTSLCVRFPNLTKVEIIYSGWMSKLGKQLDDGGLLILSNHCPSLIDLTLSFCTFITDVGLGHLASCTKLRALKLNFTPGISGCGILSLAVGCKNLSTLHLIRCLNVSSVEWLEYLGKLETLEDLSIKNCRAIGEGDLVKLGPGWRKLKCLQFEVDANYRYMKVYDRLAVDRWQKQWIPCESMKELSLVNCLISPGRGLLCVLGKCKALEKLHLDMCVGVRDSDIMSLAQNSSNLRSISLRVPSDFSLPMLMNNPLRLTDESLRAISQNCPMLESVKISFCDGEFPSFSSFTLHGILALIQACPIRVLALDHVYSFNDLGMEALCSAHSLETLELVKCQEISDDGLQLVRHLPRLSILRLSKCLGVTDAGLKPLVGSQKLELLTVEDCPQISEKGTQGAAKSVSYRQDLSWMY; encoded by the coding sequence ATGGAGGGTCTGCCTGATCAGTTAGTTTGGGAGATTTTGGGGAGAATTAAGAAGACTATTGATAGAAATGCCGCATCTTTAGCATGTAAACGCATACATGAATTGGATAAAGAACAAAGAGAATTTCTAAGGGTTGGGTGTGGATTAGATCCCGCTAATGAAGCTTTAACTTCCCTCTGCGTTCGATTTCCAAACTTGACAAAAGTAGAAATCATTTACTCTGGATGGATGTCCAAGTTGGGAAAACAGTTGGATGATGGAGGGCTTCTGATACTATCCAATCACTGCCCTTCTTTGATTGACCTGACACTGAGCTTTTGCACCTTCATCACTGATGTTGGTCTAGGCCATTTGGCTTCTTGCACAAAGCTTAGAGCTCTGAAGTTGAATTTCACCCCAGGCATCAGTGGTTGTGGGATTTTGTCTCTGGCCGTTGGGTGTAAGAACCTATCCACACTCCATCTGATCCGATGCTTGAACGTTAGCAGCGTTGAGTGGCTGGAGTATCTCGGTAAGCTTGAGACTCTAGAGGACCTCTCGATCAAGAACTGTAGGGCTATCGGAGAAGGTGATCTTGTTAAGTTGGGGCCTGGTTGGAGGAAGCTTAAATGCTTGCAGTTCGAGGTGGATGCCAATTATAGGTACATGAAGGTATATGATCGCTTAGCAGTGGACCGATGGCAGAAGCAGTGGATTCCTTGCGAGTCAATGAAGGAGCTCAGCTTGGTGAATTGCCTCATCAGTCCTGGCAGAGGGCTTCTGTGCGTATTAGGAAAATGCAAGGCACTGGAGAAGCTTCATTTAGACATGTGTGTTGGGGTTCGGGACAGCGACATCATGAGTTTAGCCCAAAATTCAAGCAACCTTCGATCCATCTCTCTGCGAGTACCGTCGGATTTCTCGCTTCCCATGTTGATGAACAATCCGTTGAGATTGACTGATGAGAGTTTAAGGGCAATTTCTCAAAACTGTCCTATGCTGGAATCAGTCAAGATATCTTTCTGTGATGGAGAGTTCCCATCATTCTCCTCTTTCACCTTGCATGGCATCCTTGCTTTGATCCAAGCATGTCCAATTCGTGTTTTGGCGCTCGACCATGTTTACTCATTCAATGACCTTGGAATGGAGGCTCTATGTTCGGCTCATTCTCTTGAAACACTAGAGCTTGTGAAATGTCAAGAGATCAGTGATGATGGTCTGCAGCTTGTCAGGCATTTACCTCGTTTGAGTATTCTGAGGCTATCTAAGTGTCTGGGTGTGACAGATGCCGGGTTGAAGCCACTAGTGGGTTCGCAGAAATTGGAATTGCTGACGGTGGAAGATTGTCCGCAGATCTCCGAGAAAGGCACTCAAGGGGCTGCAAAGTCTGTATCATATAGACAAGACTTATCATGGATGTATTGA